Proteins co-encoded in one Verrucomicrobiia bacterium genomic window:
- a CDS encoding ATP-binding protein encodes MTRRSWLVYGTLLAIWLALLGWQGAEHLRVRRAARGLLRHRAEDISNTLALIMRVTARGPFSPKERIEPWLEELVKEGEVYSIKLYNAQGEELVGAGAPIELPKDELPNGEYWDDEEQKVTLKNLVDLGTNIISTFPTNRPPRPDFDGRPPGDTNGPPGDFNSPPPPPPDLAGMTNMPPGTNGFDGTNGMRRGPRRPRLTPAEMQTLREKKGAHGFVMVMSARSVAMVMEQDLWLRLIIAILATVGVVGYGLAWNNANKTSELQIRLVRASESNLHLKEMNLAAAGLAHETRNPLNIVRGLAQMISKQEDASPEIRLKSREIIDESDRVAAQLNEFINYSRPREVRRAATRLNSVVGEVVRALNYDIEEKHVQVQNLAEELVIEADEQLLRQALFNLVMNAIQAVADKGEIQIRTGKQGNAEAFIEIADNGPGVAPDQRKEIFKPYFTTHEEGTGLGLAVVQQIVLAHGWEIECVANQPAGANFRITHVKLTAKG; translated from the coding sequence ATGACGCGCCGCAGTTGGCTGGTTTACGGAACGCTGCTGGCGATCTGGCTGGCGTTGCTCGGCTGGCAGGGTGCGGAGCATCTGCGCGTGCGCCGCGCCGCGCGCGGGCTCTTGCGGCATCGCGCGGAGGACATCTCGAACACGCTGGCCTTGATCATGCGCGTGACCGCGCGCGGGCCGTTTTCCCCGAAGGAAAGAATCGAACCGTGGCTCGAGGAGTTGGTGAAGGAGGGCGAGGTTTATTCCATCAAATTGTATAACGCGCAGGGCGAGGAACTCGTCGGCGCGGGTGCGCCCATCGAATTGCCCAAGGACGAATTGCCCAATGGAGAATATTGGGATGATGAGGAGCAGAAGGTCACGCTGAAGAATCTGGTGGATCTGGGCACGAACATCATCAGCACCTTTCCCACCAACCGCCCGCCGCGACCCGACTTTGACGGGCGTCCGCCGGGCGATACCAACGGCCCTCCGGGAGATTTCAATTCGCCGCCCCCACCGCCGCCCGACCTGGCGGGAATGACGAATATGCCGCCGGGCACAAATGGTTTCGACGGCACCAACGGGATGCGCCGGGGCCCGCGCCGCCCGCGCCTGACGCCGGCGGAAATGCAGACGTTACGCGAGAAAAAAGGCGCGCATGGGTTCGTGATGGTCATGTCCGCGCGCTCGGTGGCGATGGTGATGGAACAGGATTTGTGGCTGCGGCTCATCATCGCGATTTTGGCGACCGTGGGAGTCGTGGGTTACGGACTAGCGTGGAACAACGCGAACAAAACTTCCGAATTGCAGATCCGCCTGGTGCGCGCGAGCGAATCGAATCTGCATCTGAAGGAAATGAATTTGGCCGCCGCCGGTTTGGCGCATGAAACCCGCAACCCGCTCAACATCGTGCGCGGCCTGGCGCAAATGATCTCGAAGCAGGAAGACGCCTCGCCGGAGATCCGGCTCAAATCGCGCGAAATCATTGACGAGAGCGACCGCGTGGCGGCGCAGTTGAACGAGTTCATCAATTATTCGCGTCCGCGCGAAGTGCGCCGGGCGGCGACGCGCTTGAACTCTGTCGTCGGCGAAGTGGTGCGCGCATTGAATTACGACATCGAGGAAAAACACGTGCAGGTGCAGAACCTGGCCGAGGAATTAGTCATCGAGGCGGATGAACAGTTGTTGCGGCAAGCCTTGTTCAATCTGGTGATGAATGCCATTCAAGCGGTCGCGGACAAGGGCGAGATCCAGATTCGCACGGGAAAACAAGGCAATGCGGAAGCGTTCATCGAGATCGCCGACAACGGCCCGGGCGTCGCGCCGGACCAGCGCAAGGAAATTTTCAAACCTTACTTCACGACCCACGAGGAAGGCACCGGCCTCGGCCTCGCGGTGGTGCAACAGATCGTGCTCGCGCATGGCTGGGAAATTGAATGCGTGGCCAACCAGCCGGCCGGGGCGAATTTCCGCATCACGCATGTGAAGCTCACGGCGAAAGGGTGA
- a CDS encoding sigma-54 dependent transcriptional regulator, with amino-acid sequence MPPETPKPSATTPRILIVDDDAGQRSLLNTFLTSQGLKTVVVDSGERALEVLRSEEIAMMISDVRMPGISGLDTLRLARQEHARLPILLVTAFTDVRDAVHAIRDGAVDYLAKPIDLDQLLALVRQATGLSRTAPLKFNDNRQLPPRVIAQSPLMQAIFRDTSLIAPSESRVLITGESGVGKEVLAEVIHAWSPRAAGPLVKVNCAAIPETLLESELFGHEKGSFTGAVAQRIGRFETANGGTIFLDEIAEMSPQLQAKLLRVAQDGRFQRIGSNTEIHVNARILAATNRNLEEEVKAGRFREDLFYRLNVVELNIPPLRERREDILPLATQILGDLTKGRARLSQAVAESLERYSWPGNVRELRNAMERAALLSGGELILPEHLPARVRSGAARAQTPDEMPADARRLEEVERTAVLEALRKNDFNRTETAKALGISRRALLYKLQRLREQGFEVDAV; translated from the coding sequence ATGCCCCCCGAAACTCCCAAGCCGTCCGCAACCACCCCGCGCATCCTGATTGTGGATGACGACGCCGGGCAGCGGAGTTTGCTCAACACTTTTCTCACCAGCCAGGGATTAAAAACTGTGGTCGTTGATTCGGGGGAACGCGCGCTGGAAGTTTTGCGCAGCGAAGAAATCGCCATGATGATTTCGGACGTGCGCATGCCGGGAATTTCCGGGCTCGACACGCTGCGGCTCGCCCGCCAGGAACACGCGCGGCTGCCGATCCTGCTCGTCACCGCGTTCACCGACGTGCGCGACGCCGTGCACGCGATCCGTGACGGCGCGGTGGATTATCTCGCCAAGCCGATTGACCTCGACCAGTTGCTGGCGCTGGTGCGGCAGGCCACCGGACTTTCGCGCACCGCGCCGCTGAAGTTCAATGACAACCGGCAACTGCCGCCGCGGGTCATCGCGCAAAGCCCGCTGATGCAGGCGATTTTTCGCGACACCTCGCTCATCGCGCCTTCCGAAAGCCGCGTGCTCATCACCGGCGAAAGCGGCGTGGGCAAGGAAGTTTTGGCGGAAGTCATCCACGCGTGGAGCCCGCGTGCGGCGGGGCCGCTGGTGAAGGTGAATTGCGCGGCGATTCCCGAGACGCTGCTGGAAAGCGAATTGTTCGGTCACGAAAAAGGCTCGTTCACGGGCGCGGTGGCGCAACGCATCGGCCGTTTTGAGACGGCCAACGGCGGCACGATTTTTTTGGATGAGATCGCCGAGATGTCACCGCAGTTGCAGGCGAAGCTGCTGCGCGTGGCGCAGGACGGGCGTTTCCAGCGCATCGGATCGAACACGGAAATCCACGTCAACGCGCGCATCCTCGCCGCGACGAATCGCAATCTCGAAGAGGAAGTCAAGGCGGGGCGTTTTCGCGAAGACCTTTTTTATCGCCTCAATGTCGTCGAGTTGAACATCCCGCCGTTGCGCGAGCGGCGCGAAGATATTTTGCCGCTGGCGACGCAAATTCTCGGCGACCTGACGAAAGGCCGCGCGAGATTGTCGCAAGCCGTGGCGGAATCGCTGGAGCGATATTCCTGGCCGGGCAACGTGCGGGAATTGCGGAACGCGATGGAACGCGCGGCGCTGCTTTCAGGTGGCGAACTGATTTTGCCGGAGCACTTGCCGGCGCGCGTGCGTTCAGGAGCGGCCCGCGCGCAAACGCCCGATGAAATGCCCGCCGACGCGCGGCGGCTCGAAGAAGTGGAACGCACGGCGGTGCTCGAAGCATTGCGAAAAAATGATTTCAACCGCACGGAAACCGCGAAGGCGCTGGGCATCAGCCGCCGCGCGCTGCTGTATAAATTACAGCGGCTGCGCGAGCAGGGATTTGAAGTGGACGCGGTTTAA
- a CDS encoding universal stress protein has protein sequence MNIRTRLWKRRGEETAGFADCERKTTKKTPVILVPVDVTADSLPAVKAAINLAKELEARMILFHAIHLNLSPFGPANVDRLMADLRSEAAVKVKILASFAQMAAVPVQCLIGQGPVAAAILNAAKQNSASLMVMMAGKAGWWREFFGNNLTKCVARNAACTVLVLSPEKNRADESNKLRGAPSNFVEVRDGYDVEQYHICGRDAGAGAGT, from the coding sequence ATGAATATTAGAACCAGATTGTGGAAACGCCGGGGCGAGGAGACTGCTGGATTTGCTGATTGTGAACGTAAAACCACCAAAAAAACGCCGGTCATTTTGGTTCCGGTTGATGTGACGGCCGATTCGCTGCCCGCTGTGAAGGCAGCCATAAACCTGGCTAAAGAACTGGAGGCCCGGATGATTTTGTTTCACGCGATTCATCTGAATCTTTCACCTTTTGGCCCGGCGAATGTGGACAGGCTCATGGCCGATTTGCGGAGCGAAGCGGCCGTGAAGGTGAAAATACTCGCGAGCTTTGCGCAGATGGCGGCTGTTCCCGTGCAATGTTTGATCGGGCAAGGGCCGGTGGCAGCCGCCATTCTGAATGCAGCGAAGCAAAATTCCGCGAGCTTGATGGTCATGATGGCGGGGAAAGCGGGGTGGTGGCGCGAATTTTTCGGAAACAATTTGACCAAATGCGTCGCGCGAAATGCCGCCTGCACGGTGCTGGTTTTGAGCCCGGAAAAAAATCGGGCGGATGAATCGAACAAATTACGGGGCGCGCCGTCTAACTTTGTAGAGGTTAGAGATGGATATGACGTTGAACAATATCATATATGTGGCCGTGACGCTGGGGCGGGCGCTGGAACATAA
- a CDS encoding secondary thiamine-phosphate synthase enzyme YjbQ yields MKSLTEHMWFEVPGRRGFVNITATVEKLVRQSGVQEGLCLVNAMHITASVFINDAESGLLADYDLWLEKLAPHAPTGQYQHNRTGEDNADAHLKRQIMGREVVVAITKGKLDFGPWEQIFYGEFDGSRRKRVLVKIIGE; encoded by the coding sequence GTGAAATCTTTAACCGAACATATGTGGTTTGAAGTTCCTGGGCGGCGCGGTTTTGTCAATATTACCGCGACCGTGGAAAAACTGGTTCGGCAGAGCGGGGTGCAGGAGGGGCTTTGTCTCGTCAATGCCATGCACATCACCGCTTCGGTGTTCATCAATGATGCGGAGTCCGGCTTGCTCGCCGATTACGATCTTTGGCTGGAGAAACTCGCCCCGCACGCGCCCACCGGCCAGTATCAGCACAATCGCACCGGTGAAGACAATGCGGACGCCCACTTGAAACGCCAGATCATGGGCCGCGAAGTGGTGGTGGCGATCACGAAAGGAAAACTCGATTTCGGCCCCTGGGAACAAATTTTCTACGGTGAGTTTGACGGCTCCCGCCGCAAGCGCGTCCTTGTCAAAATTATTGGCGAGTAG